AGAGGATTCTTCACTATTATGGGTGATACGATCGAAAAGGCTGTGAAAATTCTTGAGGAGGCCGGTGCTGATGTAATCGGTTCCAACTGCGGAAACGGAATCGAGAACATGATAAGGATAGCCAGGGAATACAGAAAGCACACCACTCTTCCCATCATTATCCAGTCAAATGCCGGTCTTCCTTTGATTGAGAACGGGGAGCTTGTTTATCCGGAAACACCTGAATTCATGGCGGAGAAGTCTAAGGAACTGGTTGATGCCGGTGTGTCAATAATCGGGGGCTGCTGCGGAACGACTCCGGAGCATATCAGGGCAATCAGGAATTCAATATGAATATCAGGCATAATTGCCTTATATAATATCATCACCAAAGAACAATAGAGGAAATCAAATGTCATCAGATTTAGGTTTTGTTGAATTCGTCGTCGATCAAATTGAAAATGCCGGTGAAATTACATACAAGAAAATGTTTGGTGAATATGCACTTTATAGCGATGGTAAAATAATGGCACTCGTATGCGATGACCAATTATTTATTAAACCAACCGAAGCCGGAAGACTTTTTATCAAAGATGTAATTGAAGCACCTCCCTACCCGGGAGCAAGGTTATATTTTCTAATAGATGATAAACTTGAAGATAGGGATTGGATTAGCAACTTAGTAAGAGTGACAGTTAAAGAGCTTCCAGAACCAAAATCAAAAAAGAAGAAAAGAAAACACACATAATCAATCGTTACAAACGGACGGCCTTATCAAGCGCCGCTGATTGTAACGTTGTCTAATAGTAGATCGGAATTGTGATAGACAGGGTGAAAGGTACTGAATTGGAAACGGATGAGTAAAACGGACAAGCAGGCAGAATCACAGCGCTATATCAGATTACTGCGATACACTGTTTATTTTTTCATCATTTCAGGTTT
The genomic region above belongs to Candidatus Aegiribacteria sp. and contains:
- a CDS encoding TfoX/Sxy family protein; this translates as MSSDLGFVEFVVDQIENAGEITYKKMFGEYALYSDGKIMALVCDDQLFIKPTEAGRLFIKDVIEAPPYPGARLYFLIDDKLEDRDWISNLVRVTVKELPEPKSKKKKRKHT